One region of Ruminococcus albus AD2013 genomic DNA includes:
- a CDS encoding HPr family phosphocarrier protein — protein sequence EKEDRRVNAKSLLGILSLGIVGGTTIKIIADGADEEEAVKGLVDLVDSGFAEEAR from the coding sequence TCGAGAAAGAGGACAGAAGAGTAAACGCTAAGAGCCTGCTGGGTATTCTTTCACTGGGTATCGTTGGCGGTACTACTATCAAGATCATCGCTGACGGCGCTGACGAGGAAGAAGCTGTAAAGGGTCTGGTTGATCTGGTTGACAGCGGCTTCGCTGAGGAAGCAAGATAA